A genomic region of Magnolia sinica isolate HGM2019 chromosome 6, MsV1, whole genome shotgun sequence contains the following coding sequences:
- the LOC131247972 gene encoding LOW QUALITY PROTEIN: phosphoribulokinase, chloroplastic (The sequence of the model RefSeq protein was modified relative to this genomic sequence to represent the inferred CDS: inserted 2 bases in 2 codons), which yields MAICTVYTTYSLHSTSSISNPTKTHLGFLHQKQVFFYSSSKKSKRNSTFSEISCSAEEAKTVVIGLAADSGCGKSTFMRRLTSVFGGAAEPPKGGNPDSNTLISDTTTVICLDDYHSLDRTGRKERXVTALDPRANNFDVMYEQVKALKDGIAVEKPIYNHVSGLLDPPELIQPPKILVIEGLHPMFDPRVRELLDFSIYLDISNEVKFAWKIQRDMAERGHSLESVKASIEARKPDFDAYIDPQKQYADAVIEVLPTQLIPDDNEGKVLRVRLVMKEGVKYFNPVYLFDEGSTISWIPCGRKLTCSYPGIKFFYGPDTYFSHEVSVLEMDGQFDRLDELIYIENHLSNLSTKFYGXVTQQMLKHSDFPGSNNGTGLFQTIVGLKIRDLYEQIIADKSKAPLEATKA from the exons ATGGCAATTTGCACCGTCTATACCACCTACTCACTCCATTCAACTTCTTCAATCTCCAACCCAACAAAAACCCACTTGGGATTTCTTCATCAAAAACAGGTTTTTTTCTACAGCAGTAGCAAGAAATCCAAGAGAAACAGCACCTTCTCTGAGATATCATGCTCTGCTGAGGAAGCCAAAACAGTAGTAATTGGGCTGGCAGCTGACTCTGGCTGTGGGAAGAGCACTTTCATGAGGAGGCTGACCAGTGTCTTTGGTGGCGCAGCAGAGCCTCCGAAGGGCGGTAATCCAGACTCGAATACGCTGATTAGTGATACGACTACCGTcatttgtttggatgattatcaTTCACTTGATAGGACTGGGAGGAAGGAGA GAGTGACTGCTCTTGATCCAAGAGCAAATAACTTTGATGTCATGTATGAGCAGGTGAAAGCTCTCAAGGATGGAATTGCAGTCGAGAAGCCGATATACAATCATGTTTCTGGTCTTTTGGATCCTCCTGAGCTTATTCAGCCTCCCAAGATTCTAGTCATTGAAGGATTGCATCCAAT GTTCGATCCTCGAGTGAGGGAGCTCCTGGATTTCAGTATCTACTTGGACATAAGCAATGAAGTGAAGTTTGCATGGAAAATTCAG AGAGACATGGCAGAGCGTGGGCATAGTCTCGAGAGTGTTAAAGCCAGCATCGAAGCCCGAAAGCCAGATTTTGATGCTTACATTG ACCCACAAAAGCAATACGCGGATGCCGTGATAGAAGTCCTGCCGACGCAACTGATTCCTGATGACAATGAAGGCAAGGTCTTGAGGGTGCGGCTGGTGATGAAAGAAGGCGTGAAGTACTTCAACCCTGTTTATCTGTTCGACGAGGGATCCACTATCTCATGGATTCCCTGCGGAAGGAAGCTGACTTGTTCATATCCCGGCATCAAATTCTTCTATGGGCCCGACACATACTTTTCTCACGAG GTATCTGTGTTGGAGATGGATGGGCAGTTTGACAGGTTAGATGAACTGATATACATCGAAAACCATCTGAGCAACCTCTCTACTAAGTTCTACG AAGTCACGCAGCAAATGTTGAAGCATTCTGACTTCCCAGGTAGTAACAATGGGACAGGTCTCTTCCAAACGATAGTCGGTTTGAAGATAAGAGATCTCTATGAGCAGATCATCGCCGACAAGTCGAAAGCTCCACTAGAAGCGACCAAGGCCTAA
- the LOC131249464 gene encoding uncharacterized protein LOC131249464 produces MSVIETQELSDEGNENDDEGEGGSAESDEKGVQGEGSGGNIVKPSLLMDEFRVGIDELKKEREELKKERDELRKEREELRKREERLDEREALLKEKELLKMERVDLNERVQLKKEKELFFIMNEELNRRMCELLRETENLAKEREALKKEKEYFYIQRGQFMRDEDEELKKKVKVEDMEEKEQGNVELEVQSYGMAERNLLDEAPVSPPVYVRRTKRVLKPSYYMVSPFLSLSSINTTPNVVRRPEEAVNFPTSPIPFHLQMDPFRMLSTDELKEVEKYYEANKETGEASWFKSIWVDDAWVDSVVSIRMRVSIYIDFHIVISFNRLLLNHIILWSRLSTNMLTS; encoded by the exons ATGAGC GTCATCGAAACTCAGGAATTGAGCGATGAGGGTAACGAGAATGATGACGAGGGTGAGGGGGGATCAGCGGAAAGTGATGAAAAAGGCGTACAGGGAGAGGGATCAGGGGGGAATATCGTGAAACCATCTCTTTTGATGGATGAATTTAGGGTTGGGATAgatgagttgaagaaggagagagaggagttgaagaaggagagggatgagctaaggaaagagagggaagagttgagaaagagagaagagaggcttGATGAGAGGGAGGCGTTGTTGAAAGAGAAAGAATTGTTAAAGATGGAGAGAGTAGATCTAAACGAGAGAGTGCagttgaagaaagagaaggaattaTTTTTCATCATGAACGAGGAGTTGAATAGGCGGATGTGTGAGTTATTGAGAGAAACTGAAAACTTAGCGAAAGAGAGGGAGGCcttaaagaaggagaaggaatatTTCTATATACAGAGAGGACAGTTTATGAGGGATGAGGACGAGGAGTTGAAGAAGAAAGTCAAAGTTGAGGatatggaagaaaaagaacagggAAATGTGGAGTTGGAGGTGCAATCGTATGGTATGGCGGAGCGTAATCTATTGGATGAAGCACCCGTTTCTCCTCCTGTTTATGTAAGGAGAACTAAAAGGGTACTTAAGCCATCTTATTATATGGTTTCTCCATTCTTGTCCCTGTCTTCGATCAATACAACCCCGAACGTGGTGAGGCGACCTGAGGAAGCCGTAAACTTTCCTACATCTCCGATACCATTTCATCTACAGATGGATCCATTCAGGATGCTATCGacggatgaactcaaagaggtaGAAAAATACTATGAAGCAAATAAGGAGACGGGAGAGGCTTCATGGTTCAAGTCTATATGGGTAGATGATGCATGGGTTGATAGCGTGGTAAGCATTCGTATGAGAGTGTCTATATACATTGACTTTCATATAGTTATATCTTTTAATCGATTATTGCTGAATCATATTATCTTGTGGAGTAGGCTATCGACAAATATGTTGACTTCCTAG
- the LOC131247974 gene encoding NADH dehydrogenase [ubiquinone] iron-sulfur protein 6, mitochondrial produces MAMGRKPGLLLLSNLFKTLDHHHRHFSSSNSGNLSILGNHTAKWMQDTSKKSPMELINEVPPIKVEGRIVACEGDTNPALGHPIEFICLDLKEPAVCKYCGLRYVQHHHH; encoded by the exons ATGGCGATGGGAAGAAAACCGGGCCTTCTGCTTTTGTCGAATCTGTTCAAAACTctagatcatcatcatcgtcatttcTCATCGTCGAACTCTGGAAATCTCAGCATCCTCGGCAATCACACCGCAAAATGGATGCAG GACACAAGCAAGAAATCTCCCATGGAACTGATCAATGAAGTTCCGCCCATCAAGGTAGAGGGCCGGATCGTCGCTTGCGAAGGAG ACACCAATCCTGCTCTCGGGCATCCGATCGAATTCATATGCCTTGACCTGAAAGAACCTGCCGTCTGCAAATATTGCGGGCTTCGTTATGTTCAGCACCATCATCACTAG